Proteins found in one Arachis stenosperma cultivar V10309 chromosome 8, arast.V10309.gnm1.PFL2, whole genome shotgun sequence genomic segment:
- the LOC130946217 gene encoding uncharacterized protein LOC130946217, whose translation MPPPFDMISKMHPPREAWRLKVRVLRLWVVPSFGNHEVPNSMEMILLDEHCGKIQATVKKPLLNRFRDHIVEGQVYRMAYFSVVSNHGSYRATSHEFKLVFLHRTTVVAVDEDVIPKTCFNMFPFSELLNMTEDYDFLVDVIGLLTSVGEEKEYAREGKIVKMIALELTSKDLTVRCALFGDYVNQVNHFLASGYVEQPVVVIQLAKVKFFRGQVGLQNVMYATQMLFNPDIPEVVEFRQSMIEQGVSGTQPLFIANEGKVLSLEDDFMRLTRKCTIEELQDKNQEGSFIIFGAIQGIVEDGVEDHTGEGIFLLFDREASYLPKKSCADLFTEVQRDASVICGDTYPPIFQGLIGKKLLLKVDTKGVPHDTFYGTFRVTRIWDDSTIIAMFELPNYDADDECSPKKEHDLHKSVPAGKADVGIKKESSDSFIKTEKDAGDYVGILCKSPVLIDFLAEKQPVISVGTEFVGLIDGEHGNEEKTPSNDTLSDDLSAEIDILLSSTEKETQELLSHVLEAPSQNGEKLTHENHVVTSKSKRNLNLQFEEVAVDADVRGLKVAKVNGV comes from the exons ATGCCTCCACCATTTGATATGATTTCTAAGATGCATCCTCCTAGAGAGGCTTGGAGGCTGAAAGTTAGGGTTCTAAGGCTTTGGGTTGTACCCTCTTTTGGTAACCATGAGGTTCCTAACTCAATGGAGATGATTCTCCTTGATGAACAT TGTGGAAAAATTCAAGCTACAGTCAAGAAACCACTCCTTAATAGGTTTAGGGATCATATAGTTGAAGGACAAGTTTATAGAATGGCATATTTTAGTGTTGTCTCAAATCATGGTAGTTATAGAGCAACTTCCCATGAATTCAAATTGGTTTTCCTTCACCGAACCACTGTTGTAGCTGTTGATGAAGATGTTATCCCTAAGACTTGTTTCAACATGTTTCCTTTTTCTGAGCTGCTGAACATGACCGAAGATTATGATTTTTTAGTTG ATGTCATTGGACTTTTAACTTCAGttggagaagagaaagaatatGCAAGAGAAggaaaaattgtgaaaatgattgCATTGGAATTAACTTCAAAAGA TCTTACAGTGCGATGTGCATTGTTTGGGGATTATGTTAATCAAGTAAATCATTTCCTTGCCTCTGGATATGTGGAGCAGCCTGTTGTAGTTATTCAACTTGCAAAAGTCAAGTTCTTTCGGG GTCAAGTAGGTCTTCAAAATGTGATGTATGCGACACAAATGTTATTTAATCCTGATATTCCTGAAGTTGTTGAATTCAGGCAGAG taTGATTGAGCAAGGTGTCAGTGGTACCCAGCCACTGTTTATTGCAAATGAGGGTAAAGTTCTCTCCTTGGAAGATGATTTCATGCGTCTTACTAGAAAATGCACTATTGAAGAGCTTCAAGATAAGAATCAG GAGGGTTCTTTTATCATTTTTGGAGCAATCCAAGGTATTGTTGAGGATGGAG TTGAAGATCATACTGGGGAGGGTATTTTCCTTCTGTTTGATCGTGAGGCTTCCTATTTGCCTAAGAAATCATGTGCTGATTTGTTTACTGAAGTTCAAAGAGATGCAAGT GTTATATGTGGGGATACTTATCCTCCCATATTCCAAGGGCTCATTGGAAAGAAGTTGCTGCTCAAGGTTGATACCAAAGGTGTCCCACATGATACATTTTATGGGACTTTCCGAGTTACGAGAATTTGGGATGATTCCACGATCATTGCGATGTTTGAACTTCCCAATTATGATGCTGATGATGAGTGTTCTCCAAAAAAG GAGCATGATTTACACAAATCTGTTCCTGCTGGAAAAGCTGATGTTGGTATTAAGAAGGAGTCTTCTGATAGTTTTATCAAAACTGAGAAAGATGCTGGTGATTATGTTGGGATTTTGTGTAAATCCCCAGTTCTTATAGATTTTTTGGCTGAAAAACAGCCTGTTATTTCTGTGGGGACTGAATTTGTTGGCTTAATTGATGGTGAGCATGGAAATGAAGAGAAAACTCCCAGCAATGATACTCTTAGTGATGATCTTTCTGCTGAAATCGATATATTGCTTAGCTCAACCGAAAAAGAAACTCAG GAGCTGTTGTCCCATGTTCTTGAAGCACCTTCCCAAAATGGGGAGAAGCTTACCCATGAAAATCATGTTGTGACCTCCAAGAGTAAGAGAAATTTGAATCTTCAGTTTGAAGAGGTTGCTGTTGATGCAGATGTGCGTGGGTTGAAGGTTGCTAAGGTTAATGGAGTTTGA
- the LOC130946219 gene encoding uncharacterized protein LOC130946219 has product MDDIDQSEIYDPSINSFSQVGSVIDHALFLQSEIQGCLDVGDPNYECSICGACFWLLERVERESTVLDYVNDGRGPPQFIISGQNDHQIGSLLPVAGEKPKFAQLYVYDTQHEIMHRQRIFGQTSEIDKELITELLQMIDTHNVIAQSFRRVRELYECHPSEIFSLKLYSQRNVDRRMYSAPSCNEVAALIVGDFDSSDHGRDIIVRSTGGRLQRIYETHALYWPLQYPLLFPYGEDGYQLNIGYRGEQRGYVPGRRTRVSLREFICFRLQIREHEDGIIHKSRRLFQQFVVDCFTMIESQRLYEIRMKQSTIRGEVLQGIEEAMRRGDDEASSIGTRIILPSSFTGGRRYMFNRCQDAMAICKHFGYPDLFLTITCNPNWPEFQRFTERERIPIADRPDISCRVFHAKLKCLLSDLKEGVFFGPLNAGMYTIEFQKRGLPHAHMLLWLNAESNLQSVEIVDEFICAELPNPQKFPSLYNVVTKYMIHGPCGPLRPSSPCMKDGKCSKFYPKKFVDQTSFDEDGYPIYRRRNMGVTVKINDVDIDNRFVVPYNPLLLMKYQAHINLEFCNKSNVIKYLFKYVNKGPDRVTATVGERYDVGESSQVVDEIKQYYDCRYLSPSESMWRIFAYDIHQRWPSVQRLTFHLPNQQHVVFDDADITTHVYLRNKDLLTMFTGWMMANRRFSEGRSLTYVEYPGKFVYCLRSREWKPRQRGFSIGRLSFAHPSSGELFYMRMLLNVQRGCTSFRSIRTVNGVTYDTFQEACSAMGFLIDDNEYVSAIKEVAELASAAQLRRLFVMLLLSGSMGRPLLVWEQTWTYLSDDILYRRRHELQYPDLTMSQDELQTFCLLEIERLLQSNGKSLRNYAGMPVPNNSLVSQFSNLMLLRELQYDTVSLSREHDADLLKLNEEQRVVYDKIIDCVSNKKDGFFFVYGFGGTGKTFLYRVLSARLRYEKKIVINVASSGIASLLLPGGKTAHSIFNIPVDLTEDTVCRIKNDSPKAEVFRLADLIIWDEPPMTNKLAFEALDRTLRDIMVSVSDRNKDLPFGGKVVVLGGDFRQVLPVIPKGSRAEIVMASINSSIIWKYCEVLRLTTNMRLATGSEQSTAQELMSFSDWILQIGEGRCGAVVNDKLFVDIPSDLIIPVLENPVEDIVNTIYPNLVQNFCDPSFFQDRAILAPTVENVEEINNYIVDLLPGEEKSYLSADSICGSDAYSDVDVDWITVEFLNQIRCFGLPNHLLKLKIGVPIILLRNIDPAGGLCNGTRLVVRDLGTNVIGADIVSGSNVGDKVFITRMNMIPSDTVIPFKFQRRQFPVSLSFAMTINKSQGQTLSTVGLFLRRPVFSHGQLYVALSRVRNKNGLKILLCDEGLVDAAKTENVVFKEVFDKI; this is encoded by the exons atgGATGATATAGACCAATCAGAAATATATGATCCTTCGATAAATTCATTCAGTCAAGTTGGTTCTGTTATTGATCATGCTCTGTTCTTGCAAAGTGAGATACAAG GTTGCCTTGATGTTGGTGACCCTAACTATGAATGTTCAATTTGTGGCGCGTGTTTCTGGTTATTAGAACGTGTTGAAAGAGAGTCTACA GTATTGGATTATGTGAATGATGGGAGGGGTCCACCGCAGTTTATAATAAGTGGTCAAAATGATCATCAGATTGGAAGTTTGCTCCCAGTTGCTGGTGAGAAGCCTAAATTTGCACAGTTATACGTATACGACACTCAGCATGAGATAATGCATAGGCAGCGAATTTTTGG GCAAACATCTGAGATAGATAAAGAGTTGATAACTGAGTTGTTGCAAATGATCGATACTCATAATGTCATAGCACAGTCTTTTCGAAGAGTTAGAGAATTATATGAGTGTCATCCATCTGAGATTTTCTCATTGAAGTTGTATTCGCAACGGAACGTTGATCGAAGAATGTACAGTGCTCCCTCTTGCAATGAAGTTGCTGCTTTGATTGTTGGAGATTTTGATTCGTCGGACCATGGTCGTGACATTATTGTTCGATCTACTGGTGGTCGGTTGCAACGTATATATGAAACTCATGCTCTGTATTGGCCCTTACAGTATCCTCTGTTGTTTCCATATGGCGAGGATGGTTATCAGCTGAACATTGGTTATCGTGGTGAACAGCGCGGATATGTTCCTGGAAGGAGAACAAGAGTTTCCCTCAGGGAATTCATATGTTTTCGTCTCCAGATTAGGGAGCACGAAGATGGAATTATTCACAAGTCTAGGCGGTTGTTTCAACAATTTGTTGTTGATTGTTTCACGATGATTGAGTCGCAGAGGTTGTATGAGATTAGAATGAAGCAAAGTACAATTAGAGGAGAAGTCCTTCAAGGAATAGAGGAGGCTATGCGTCGTGGCGATGATGAGGCTTCTTCAATTGGGACACGAATCATTTTGCCTTCCTCATTCACTGGTGGTAGACGTTATATGTTTAATCGTTGTCAGGATGCCATGGCGATTTGCAAACATTTTGGGTATCCAGATTTGTTCCTCACTATTACGTGTAATCCAAATTGGCCTGAGTTTCAGCGGTTCACGGAGCGGGAGCGAATTCCGATCGCTGATCGTCCTGATATCTCTTGTCGTGTCTTTCATGCCAAGTTGAAGTGCCTCCTTAGTGATCTCAAGGAAGGTGTGTTTTTTGGTCCACTTAATGCAG gtATGTATACTATTGAGTTTCAAAAAAGGGGTTTACCGCATGCACACATGTTACTGTGGCTTAATGCGGAAAGCAACTTACAAAGTGTTGAAATTGTTGATGAATTCATCTGTGCCGAGCTACCCAATCCCCAGAAATTTCCATCTCTTTATAATGTTGTCACGAAGTACATGATCCATGGTCCCTGTGGTCCACTTAGACCGAGTTCTCCTTGCATGAAAGATGGTAAGTGCTCAAAATTTTATCCGAAAAAATTCGTTGACCAAACGAGCTTTGATGAAGATGGCTATCCAATATATAGACGTCGTAATATGGGTGTCACAGTGAAGATCAATGATGTCGATATCGACAATAGATTTGTTGTGCCCTATAATCCACTGTTGTTAATGAAATACCAAGCTCACATAAATCTCGAGTTCTGTAACAAGTCAAATGTTATCAAGTATCTATTTAAATATGTTAACAAGGGTCCAGATCGGGTGACCGCAACTGTTGGAGAGAGATATGATGTTGGTGAATCTTCTCAAGTGGTTGATGAGATCAAACAGTATTATGATTGTCGTTATTTGTCACCGTCTGAATCCATGTGGAGAATTTTTGCTTACGATATTCATCAAAGATGGCCGTCGGTACAGAGGTTGACTTTTCACTTGCCCAACCAGCAACATGTTGTATTCGATGATGCTGATATCACTACTCATGTTTATTTGCGCAACAAAGATTTGTTGACGATGTTTACGGGTTGGATGATGGCCAACAGGCGGTTCTCGGAGGGGCGGTCTCTAACATATGTTGAATATCCAGGCAAATTTGTCTATTGTTTGAGGAGCAGGGAGTGGAAGCCAAGACAAAGGGGATTTTCAATTGGAAGATTGAGTTTTGCTCATCCCTCATCTGGTGAACTTTTCTACATGCGGATGCTTTTGAATGTCCAGAGAGGTTGTACTAGCTTTCGAAGTATAAGAACCGTGAATGGTGTTACATATGATACATTTCAAGAGGCATGTTCCGCCATGGGATTCTTGATAGATGATAATGAGTATGTTTCTGCTATTAAGGAAGTTGCCGAGTTAGCGTCGGCTGCGCAGCTAAGGAGGCTTTTTGTGATGTTGCTGTTATCTGGTTCCATGGGAAGACCTCTGTTAGTTTGGGAGCAAACTTGGACTTATTTGTCTGATGATATTCTTTACCGTAGAAGACACGAGCTGCAATATCCTG ATCTTACTATGAGTCAAGACGAGTTACAGACGTTTTGTTTGTTGGAGATTGAGAGACTATTGCAGAGTAATGGAAAATCATTGAGAAATTATGCTGGCATGCCCGTTCCTAATAACTCTTTAGTCTCTCAATTTAGCAATTTGATGCTGCTGCGTGAGTTGCAGTATGATACTGTTTCTTTGTCTCGTGAGCATGATGCAGATCTCTTAAAGTTAAATGAAGAACAGAGGGTGGTCTACGATAAAATTATTGACTGTGTTTCGAATAAGAAGGATGGGTTCTTTTTTGTGTACGGGTTTGGTGGCACTGGAAAAACTTTTTTATACAGAGTTTTGTCAGCTAGATTGCGATATGAGAAAAAGATTGTTATCAATGTTGCTTCTAGTGGTATTGCTTCTCTGTTGTTACCTGGTGGTAAGACGGCTCATTCTATATTCAATATTCCTGTTGATCTGACTGAAGACACTGTTTGCCGGATTAAGAATGACAGTCCAAAAGCTGAGGTATTTCGGTTGGCCGATTTGATTATTTGGGATGAGCCACCGATGACTAACAAATTAGCATTTGAAGCGCTTGATAGGACGTTGCGTGATATAATGGTTTCAGTCTCTGATAGGAATAAAGATTTACCTTTTGGTGGGAAGGTGGTTGTTTTGGGTGGTGATTTCAGGCAGGTGTTGCCAGTTATTCCAAAAGGTTCGCGTGCTGAGATTGTCATGGCTTCCATAAATTCTTCTATCATTTGGAAATATTGTGAAGTTTTGCGATTGACAACAAATATGAGGTTAGCAACCGGATCGGAACAATCAACTGCTCAGGAGTTAATGTCGTTTTCAGATTGGATACTTCAAATCGGTGAAGGTCGATGTGGAGCAGTGGTCAACGATAAACTTTTTGTTGATATTCCTTCTGATCTAATCATTCCTGTCTTGGAAAATCCAGTGGAAGATATTGTAAATACAATCTATCCAAATTTGGTTCAGAATTTTTGTGATCCAAGTTTTTTCCAAGATAGGGCAATACTTGCTCCGACTGTCGAAAATGTTGAAGAGATAAACAATTATATAGTTGACCTGTTGCCCGGTGAGGAGAAAAGTTACCTCAGTGCTGATTCGATATGTGGTAGTGATGCTTATTCTGATGTTGATGTTGATTGGATAACTGTTGAATTCTTGAATCAGATTAGGTGTTTTGGTCTACCTAATCATTTGTTGAAGTTGAAAATAGGCGTGCCTATTATTTTGTTGAGGAATATTGATCCGGCTGGGGGTTTGTGTAATGGGACTCGACTTGTCGTGCGAGATCTAGGGACAAATGTGATTGGTGCCGATATTGTTTCTGGTAGCAATGTTGGGGATAAAGTTTTTATCACTAGAATGAATATGATTCCTAGTGATACGGTTATACCGTTTAAATTCcaacgtcgtcaatttccggtTTCTTTGTCGTTTGCAATGACAATCAACAAAAGCCAGGGTCAGACATTATCAACAGTCGGTTTGTTCTTGCGTCGTCCTGTGTTTTCTCACGGTCAGCTTTATGTAGCTCTTTCCCGAGTTAGGAATAAAAATGGTCTTAAGATTTTACTTTGTGATGAAGGATTAGTTGATGCTGCCAAGACTGAAAACGTTGTATTTAAGGAAGTTTTTGATAAGATATAa